The Streptomyces cyaneogriseus subsp. noncyanogenus region CTCCGCCGCCGGCGGGCGGGGCGCCGGGAGAGCCGCCGCCCGGGTGACCGGTGCCCGCAGCCGTTCGGCCACCTCCGCGGCCTCCCGGGCCGCCAGATGGCGCCGCCAGTCGATCACGCCCGGATCGAAGTGGTACCTCCGCGGGCGGGGCAGCGCCTGCCCCAGTGCCACCAGCTCGGTGTCGTCGTAGCGGACCTCGGCCGGGTCGTACACGCCCGGTGGTTCGCCCCGGCGCCGCGGCGGGCGCCGGCGGGGCGCGAGCAGCGGGGTGCGCGTCACGGACGGCAGTTCCCCCAGGGTCAGGGGGCGGGCCGTTCCCGTGCCGAGGTGGAAGTAGTGGGGTGAGCCCGGATCGGGTGGCGCGGCGGCCGCGGCCAGGACGGCGTCGGCGACCAGATCGGCGGGCACGGTGTCGAGCACCGTCGTGGCGGAGCCGGCCGCCGCGCCGAGCAGGGCGAGGGCCACGGCCGGCGGGACGGCCCTCGTCCTGCCCTCGGACCAGCCCGGGTAGGGCCGGTGCAGGGCGTGGCCCACCGGTGCCGTGCGCAGCACGGTCAGCGGGTACGGCCGCCCCAGCTCCTCCAGGACGCGCTCGGCCAGCACGGCGGCGAGCGCCTGGGCATGAGGATGGCCGAGGGCACGCGCACGGGCCCGGCCCCGCTCCACCAGCCGCCGCTCCACCCAGGCCCCGCGCGCCGCCTCCGCCTCCCCGGCCACGATCAGGGGACCCGCGCCCCGGTGGGCGCGGGCGGCGGCACGCCGGGTCCGGCGCAGTCTGTCCGGGGTCCTCGACAGACGCTCGGTGCCGCTCCTGAGGGCGCGTGCCAGAGCGGACTCCCGGCGCCAGTCCAGGTCGTGCTCCAGCCGGGCCTCGGGGACGACTCCGCGTTCGGTGCCGGAGAAACCGGCCTGGGACACGTACACCAGATGGGGCCGGCGATCCTGGCGGGCCCACAGCTCGCACAGGGCGACCAGCGGTGCGAGCTGCTCGTCGTACACGGCGTCGAGCGGCCGCTCCGGCCCGCCGGCGGGGGCGCAGTGGACGACGACGTCGATTCCGGCGGGCGGCGGGACGTCCCCCGGAAACTCCGCGAGCACGCTCACCCGGCGCCGTGCCTCGGCCATCGCCGGTCCCGCTCCCACCTCGTCCCGCCATGGCCCGAACACCTTCCGGCTCAGCAGCGGGGCGAGCCCGTCGTCCCGCGCGGCGGGCTCGTCCGGCGGCGACACGACGGTGACGTCCATCCGCGGATGCGCGGTCACGAGGCGGTGCAGCACCGCGAGTTCGGTGCGTTCGGCGGATCCGGTCAGCAGGACGTGCGTGCCCGCGAGGTCTCGGACGCGGTAGGTACGGGGCATGGGGTGCGGCTTCCTCGAAGGGGGCGGGGGGTGTGGTCGCTCGGCCCGTCAGGCGTCCGGCGCGTCGGGTCCGGGGGCGTCCGCGGACGGCTGGTCGCGGTGCCAGCGGTCCATGACCGCCTCGCACACCGTCCGCAGCGGCCACCCCAGGGACGCGGCGGCCCGCTCGGCATCGGACAGCTCGGGCTGCGCGGTGACCGTGCCGTCCGGACGCTCGGCCGTCTTCACCAGCACGCCCTCCGGCCGCTGCGCGGGCCCGATGGTGACGGTGGCACCGCGACGGGGCAGCGTCGTACGCCGGTACGTCGTCCAGCGCACCCCGAGCGTGCTGGTGTGCAGCAGCAGCGCGTCGGCGACGGCCCGCCGCATCTGCTGCGAGCACAGCGCCGTGACGACTCTGCCCGGCCGGCCGTGCCGGCCGATGACGCCGGTGGTCCAGCAGTCCCAGGCTCCGGCGGCGCGCAGCGCGTCCAGCACCGACGGCCAGAACCGGGGATCGAGGTCGTCGACGGTGCTCTCCAGCACCACGACGTCGCCCTCGACCGGCCCGGAAGAGGCCCCGGCGGTCTCGCCCAGGACGACCCGGGTGACGTTGGGGCGGTCCGGGGTGTCGCGGCTCCCGCCGCCCGTGCCCACGGCGCGCACGGTCATCGGCGGCATCGGGCCCGGCGCGGCCACGGCGGCGACGAGCGCCGCCCCCGTCGGCGTGGTGCGCTCACCGGGCAGGTCCCCACCGGCCAGTTCGAGGCCGGCACCCGCGGCGAGGTGGAGGACGGCGGGGACGGGGACCGGCATGGTGCCGTGGGCGCAGCGGACCGCTCCGCTTCCCGCGGCCAGCGGCGAACAGGTGACCACCGCGTGCTCGGCGAGCAGCCCCAGATCGTCCAGCGCCGCCGCACAGCCCACCACGTCGGCGAGGGCGTCGTACGCCCCCACCTCGTGGAAGTGCACCCGGTCGGGAACCGTCCCGTGCGCCCGGGCCTCGGCGGCGGCGAGGAGTTCGAAGGTACGGCGGGCCACGCGGGCGGCGGCGGGCGTCACCCCGTCCGCCCCGGCGAGCAGGTCCAGCACGTCGGCCAGGCGCCGGGCGCGGTCGGGCGGCGCGGGCCGGGTGACCGTCACCCGCGCGCAGGCGAACCCGCCACGCCGGGCGCGTCCCACCGAGACGCCGAGACCGGGGACCTCCAGGGAGCGCACCGCGTCGACCACGGCGCCGGTGGCGGCGCCCGCGTCCAGAAACGCGCCGAGCAGCATGTCACCCGCCACGCCCGCGGTGCAGTCCAGATGGGCGGCCGGACGCCTCCCGTTCACCGGTCGCCGTCCGCGGTCGTGGCAGCGGGGCGTGGGCGGCCGCCGTCGGGCGACGCGCCGTGCACCGCGTCCACGATCTTGCCGGCGTGCGCGGCGGCGCCGAAGCCGTTGTCGATGTTGACCACGGTCAGGCCGGGGGCGCACGAGGAGAGCATGGTGGCCGCGGCGGCGAGACCGCCCGCGGCGACCCCGTATCCGACACTGGTCGGCACGCCGACCACCGGGGCCCGCACCAGCCCGGCGACCACGCTCGGCAGGGCACCGTCCATGCCCGCCACGACGAGGACGCAGTCGGCCTCCCGCAGCCGGGGCACATGGGGGAAGAGCCGCCCGATGCCCGCCACTCCGACATCGTCGACGAGCACGGTGCCGGCCCCCAGCACGGCGAGGGTGTTCACCGCCTCACGGGCCACCGGGAGATCCCCGGTGCCCGCCGTGAGGACCGCCACCAGGCCGCGCGGCAAAGGGAGTTCGCCGACGGTGACGGTCCGGGCGACACGGTCGACCCGTACCGGCTCTCCTGTCTCCCCGAGGCGGTCGGCCGCCGCGTCGAGCACCTCGTCGGGACACCGGGTCGCCAGGGCGGGCGAGCCGGGGTCGCGTGCGCGCAGACCGGCGAGGAGCCGCAGCGTCTGCTCGGGCGTCTTCGACGGGGCGAACACCACCTCCGGCACACCGGTGCGGCGCCGTCGCGAGGTGTCGAGACGGGCGAAGTCCCCGGCGCGGTACGTCTCGCAGTCCAGCAGACCCGCGAGGTCGGCGCTCCACGTCATCGCGGGCCACCCCCCGACGCCGCGGCCCCGTTGACGGAACCCGGACGGTACGGCGCGAGGGCACCGTCGTCGAGTCCCATCGTGCGGCCGATCCGGTCCAGCAGCTCCGCCTGCCGCTCGGGCCGCCCGGCCAGCCACCGGTGGGCGGCCGCGTCGACTTCGACGCGGAAGGCCCCGGCCAGGAGCCTGACCCGCAGATCGCGCACGGGCGCGCGCCATTCGGACAGAAACCCCCGCACGGCCGTCTCCGCGCGCTCCACCAGTTCCAGCCGCGGCCGGGTCACCGGCACGCCGACCGCGATCCTGGACGCCAGGCAGGGGGTGCCCGGTTTGTCGGCCACGGCGAGCCCCCACTCCCGCGCCACGGCCCGGACCTGAGCCTTGCCCAGACCCGCGGTCGCCAGCGGTTCGACGACTCCTCGCTCCCGCGCCGCGCGCAGCCCCGGCCGGTGCGCGGACCGGTGGTCGTCGCGATGGGTGCCGGTGGCCACATGGGCGTAACCGCGGGCCGCCGCCAGGTGCGACACCGCGGCCAGCACGGTCCGCTTGCAGAAGTAGCAGCGGTCGCCGGCGTTGGCGCGGTACCCGGGCACGGCGAGCTCGTCCGTCGGGAGGACGACCAGCTCCGCGCCGAGCTCCGCCGCCGTCCGCCGGGCGAGCAGGAGTTCGTCCCGGGCCAGGGCGGGGGAGTCCGCGATCGCGGCGAGCGTGTCGGACCGGCCCAGGGCCCGCAGCGAGGCGGCGAGCACCACCGTGGAGTCGACGCCGCCGGAGTAGGCGACGACGAGGCTGTCCAGACGGCCCACCTCGGCGAGCAGCGCCTGGGCGGCGCGGGAGGCGGGGAGATCGGTCGGGGGCATCGGCATGTGGTTCATCCCTTCAGTGCCCGGTACAGGCGGTCTGCCAGACCGGCGAGGCTGCCGGCGGCCATCAGCTCCATGACGGGGAGGTCGCAGCCGAACACCCGGTGCAGTTCGGCCTTGAGCTCCACGCCCATCAGGGAGTCCAGGCCGAGGTCGGCGAGAGGCGCGTGGGGGTCCACGCGTTCGGGGGCCGTCTGGAGGACGGCGGCGGCGAGAGCGGTGAGCGTGCCGGCGATGAGGGCGGTGCGCTCCGCCTCGCCGTCCGCCCGGGAGAACCGCTCCTGGAAGTCCTCCGTCGCCGTCCGGCCGGACTCGGCCCCCGCTCGTCCCCGCCGGCCGGCGAACCGCGGTACCCGCATCGCCGGCAGGATCCTGCCCAGGCGGTCCCAGTCGACGTACCCGACCGCCGCCGACACCGCCTGCCCGCTCAGGAAGCGGCCGAGTGCCGCGCAGGCCGCATCGGGCGGGAGGAGGCCGAGCCCGGAGCGGGCGATGTTCTCCGTGAGCCCGCTCCGTACGACGTAGCCGGTCTCCCCGATGCCGCCCCAGGCCAGGGCCAGTCCGGGCAGCCCGGCCGCCCGGCGCGCGCGCACCAGCGACTCCAGGTGGAGGTTGGCGGCCGCGTAGGGCGCCTGGTGGAGGTTGCCGACGAGCGCGGCGAGGGAGGAGTACACGACGAAGAAGTCGAGCGGCCGGTCCCGGGTGAGCGCGTGCAGCACCTCACCGCCGTGGGCCTTCGCCGCGAGGACGGCGGCGAACCGCTCGGCCGTCGTCTCCCGCAGCGGCGCGTCGTCCAGGTGCATGGCGGCGTGGACGACACCGCGCACCGGCCGGCCCGCGGCCTCGGCTTCGGCGAGGATCGCCTCGATCGCCCCGGCGTCGGTCACGTCGGCGGCGTGCGCCCGGGCCCGCGTCCCCAGGGCGGCGAGTTCGTCGAGCAGGGCGGGCGCCCCGGGCGTCGCCTCACCGCGGCGGCCGACGAGCGCCAGCGCGCCGGCGCCGTGACGGGCGAGGTAGCGCGCGGTGACCGCCCCGAAGCCGCTGAGGCCACCGGTGACGAGGTAGGTGGCGTCCGGGTCCAGGCGCGGCGGCTCGTCGGGCCGCTCCACCCGCACCGGCTCGTCCGCGTCGAAGGCGATGACGACCTTGCCGAGGTGCCGGGAGTGCCGCAGCGAGCGCAGCGCCTCCCCGACGTCGGGGGCGGGGCGGATCTGGTGCGGCAGCGGCCGGTACCGTCCCGCGGCCACCCGCCGCGCCACCTCCGCGAAGGCCGCGGCCACCGTCTGCGGCGCGTCGGCGGCCAGCCGGGTGATGTCGACGGCGAAGTAGGAGAGGTTGTCGCGGAACGGACGCAGCAGCATCGGCTGGTTGCCGTGGATGTCGCGCTTGCCGAGTTCGACGAAACGACCGCCGGGCCGCAGGCACTCCAGCCCCCGCGCGATCGCCTCGCCCGCCAGGGAGTTGAGGACCACGTCGACGCCCCGGCCCCCCGTGACCTCCCGCACCCGGTCGGCGAAGGAGAGACCGCGGGAGTCCAGGACGTGCTCGGCGCCGAGCGCGCGCAGCAGGTCCCGCTTGGCCGGGGTGCCGGCCGTGGCGATCACCGAGGCGCCCAGGGCGCGGGCGTACCGCAGCGCCGCGAGACCGACCCCGCCGGCCCCGCCGTGCACCAGCAGCGTCTCGCCGGGCGCCAGCCGGGCCAGCTCCTCCAGGCTGTGCTGCACGGTGAGGTAGACCGCGGGCAGGGTCGCGGCCTCGCCGTAGTCCATGCCGTCGGGGATGCGTCCGGTCTGCTCGGTCCGCACCCGTACGTGGGAGGCGAGCGTGCCGTGACCGAACGCGAACACCCGGTCCCCGGGCGCGAGTTCCGTCACCCCCGGTCCGACGGCGACGACGTCCCCGGCGCATTCCAGGCCGGGCGCCGGCCCGCCGGGCACCGGTGGTTCGGCGCCGGGCGGGAGCATGCCCGCGGCCAGCAGCACATCGCGGTAGTTCAGCGCCGCGGCGCGCACCCGGACCACCACCTCGCCACGGTCCGCCGCCGACGGCCCGGCGGGCACCCACGCCGGCCGGTGCCCGCGCCCCGGTCCGCCCAGCCGGAGGGCGTAGGGGCGGCCGGTGCCGTCCTCCTCCCAGGCGGCGGGAACGCAGTCGACCGGCCGCGGCACGAACCGGCCCCGCCGGGTGAGGACCACCTCGTCGTCGCCGGTGGGGTCGAGCAGTTCCCGCGCGATCCGCCCGGCATCCGCGGACGGGTCGGCGCGGTGCTCCACCGACAGCCGGCGGACCGCCAGCCCCGGTCGCTCGTTGGCCAGTACACGTCCGACCCCCCACACCGCGGCGTCGGCGGGACGCCCGGGCCCGGCCGGCTCGGGGAACAGCCCGGTCTCCCCGGTCACCAGCCACAGCGCGCCGCCGCCGTCCGGCCTCGCGGCGCCGCAGGCGTCGGCCACGGCCCGCACCAGCCCGGCCCTGCGCACCGTGCCGCCCCGGTCCTCCTCCCCGGCCGGGGCGTCGAAGAGTACGACGACGCCGTCCGGCCGGCCCTCTCCCAGGGAGAGCCGGGCCCGCCAGGGGTCGAAGACGCCCGATACGTCCACGAGGGCGGCCTCGGCGCCCGCGGAGGACAGGAGCGAGACGAGGGCCGGACCGAGAGCGCCGCCCCCGCGTTCGGTCACCACGACCCAGCGGCCCGGTGGCGAGGCGGGGGACACCACCTGCGGCACCGCCGCGGCGGGACGGCGGCCGCGGCGGGCGCACAGCACGGAGTAGGCGTCCCCGCCGACCGCCTCCCCCGTCCGGACCGCCGCGTCGAAGCCGCACCGCTCCAGGAGCGGCACCCATCCGGTGGGGGGCAGCAGCGGAGTGCCGCGCAGGTCGTGGTCGGTGAAGGCCCAGTAGCCGTCGAGGAGACCGAAGCACGGACCGAGCAGCTCCTCGTCGTGGCTCTCCAGGGCGAGCAGGTG contains the following coding sequences:
- the larB gene encoding nickel pincer cofactor biosynthesis protein LarB; the protein is MTWSADLAGLLDCETYRAGDFARLDTSRRRRTGVPEVVFAPSKTPEQTLRLLAGLRARDPGSPALATRCPDEVLDAAADRLGETGEPVRVDRVARTVTVGELPLPRGLVAVLTAGTGDLPVAREAVNTLAVLGAGTVLVDDVGVAGIGRLFPHVPRLREADCVLVVAGMDGALPSVVAGLVRAPVVGVPTSVGYGVAAGGLAAAATMLSSCAPGLTVVNIDNGFGAAAHAGKIVDAVHGASPDGGRPRPAATTADGDR
- the larC gene encoding nickel pincer cofactor biosynthesis protein LarC, whose translation is MNGRRPAAHLDCTAGVAGDMLLGAFLDAGAATGAVVDAVRSLEVPGLGVSVGRARRGGFACARVTVTRPAPPDRARRLADVLDLLAGADGVTPAAARVARRTFELLAAAEARAHGTVPDRVHFHEVGAYDALADVVGCAAALDDLGLLAEHAVVTCSPLAAGSGAVRCAHGTMPVPVPAVLHLAAGAGLELAGGDLPGERTTPTGAALVAAVAAPGPMPPMTVRAVGTGGGSRDTPDRPNVTRVVLGETAGASSGPVEGDVVVLESTVDDLDPRFWPSVLDALRAAGAWDCWTTGVIGRHGRPGRVVTALCSQQMRRAVADALLLHTSTLGVRWTTYRRTTLPRRGATVTIGPAQRPEGVLVKTAERPDGTVTAQPELSDAERAAASLGWPLRTVCEAVMDRWHRDQPSADAPGPDAPDA
- a CDS encoding HAD family hydrolase — translated: MPRTYRVRDLAGTHVLLTGSAERTELAVLHRLVTAHPRMDVTVVSPPDEPAARDDGLAPLLSRKVFGPWRDEVGAGPAMAEARRRVSVLAEFPGDVPPPAGIDVVVHCAPAGGPERPLDAVYDEQLAPLVALCELWARQDRRPHLVYVSQAGFSGTERGVVPEARLEHDLDWRRESALARALRSGTERLSRTPDRLRRTRRAAARAHRGAGPLIVAGEAEAARGAWVERRLVERGRARARALGHPHAQALAAVLAERVLEELGRPYPLTVLRTAPVGHALHRPYPGWSEGRTRAVPPAVALALLGAAAGSATTVLDTVPADLVADAVLAAAAAPPDPGSPHYFHLGTGTARPLTLGELPSVTRTPLLAPRRRPPRRRGEPPGVYDPAEVRYDDTELVALGQALPRPRRYHFDPGVIDWRRHLAAREAAEVAERLRAPVTRAAALPAPRPPAAEEQAVAVFDLDGTIVASDLVESYVWTRLAGLPRRAWPAEFLDLLLDAPRYLLAERADRDRFVRTFLRRYAGTDEAALRHLVRGAVGDALLHRVRHEAVRRIRAHRAAGHRTVLVTGCLDLLVEPLRPLFDDIEACRMRTRDGVLTGRVTGRPPVGEARADWLRRYTAEQGLDPARVHAYADSYSDRPLLDAVGHPHAVDPDARLLRHAVRRRWPVLRWGAHTATRWEALAAAAGGTGGRGTRAAHHRFAGAEEETA
- a CDS encoding ATP-dependent sacrificial sulfur transferase LarE, with translation MPMPPTDLPASRAAQALLAEVGRLDSLVVAYSGGVDSTVVLAASLRALGRSDTLAAIADSPALARDELLLARRTAAELGAELVVLPTDELAVPGYRANAGDRCYFCKRTVLAAVSHLAAARGYAHVATGTHRDDHRSAHRPGLRAARERGVVEPLATAGLGKAQVRAVAREWGLAVADKPGTPCLASRIAVGVPVTRPRLELVERAETAVRGFLSEWRAPVRDLRVRLLAGAFRVEVDAAAHRWLAGRPERQAELLDRIGRTMGLDDGALAPYRPGSVNGAAASGGGPR